Part of the Paracoccus sp. S3-43 genome, ATGAAAGCCCCTTGATCCGGGCGATTTCCCAAAGCCCCCGCCGCGCCATGCCCGGCGGCGCGATAACGGCGGCGATGCCCATCATGTCGAGGGCCATGCGATAGCGCGCCGCCAGATCGCCGCGCCCGATGATCGTGACGGGGCCGCTTGCGTCCCGCGCGCCCTGGGCGACCTCGTCCCCGATCAGCAGGCCGGACAGATAGTCCGCGATATGGTCCGGCGCCAGCCGGTCCATCAGCGCCAGTGTCCGGGCGCTGAAGATGCGCCCCAGCAGCGCCCCGTCCCGCCGCCCGGCCTCGACCCCACGGCGGAAGGCGTCCTCGCGGCCCGGCCCCGGCTGGATCAACCGGCCCAGGATCGAATGGTCCCGCAGGGCGGCAAAGACTTCGCCGGTCATGACCGTGCGGAAGGCGGCGATCCGCCCGCCCTCGGCCCGCGCCCATTTGCTGTGGGTGCCGGGCAGGACGAACAGCCCGTCCGCGCCCCCGCCCGCCAGATGGCCGATGATCTCGGTCTCTTCGCCGCGCATCACGTCGGGCGCGGGGCCGTCGGGATCGCTG contains:
- a CDS encoding 2-dehydro-3-deoxygalactonokinase encodes the protein MTALIGIDWGTTSFRAWRMGAAGEVLETASDGPGILAASAVPGGFRQALQDRIGGWLDGAPVIASGMITSRNGWVETPYLPLPLDAAALADSLTLHDGIHFVTGAVSDPDGPAPDVMRGEETEIIGHLAGGGADGLFVLPGTHSKWARAEGGRIAAFRTVMTGEVFAALRDHSILGRLIQPGPGREDAFRRGVEAGRRDGALLGRIFSARTLALMDRLAPDHIADYLSGLLIGDEVAQGARDASGPVTIIGRGDLAARYRMALDMMGIAAVIAPPGMARRGLWEIARIKGLS